In Monodelphis domestica isolate mMonDom1 chromosome 4, mMonDom1.pri, whole genome shotgun sequence, one DNA window encodes the following:
- the C4H1orf167 gene encoding uncharacterized protein C1orf167 homolog isoform X4, which yields MDANRKENVPPWPGGHMNSGQRSVQKKLNINFSVGNEQKTVLSSCPMELGPGHRLELGRPMVSNLDRRQLSTLVQTNLPPSGQPLQDATRMVSNPCFEQQSNLHAWAWRLKPSEKQRAIFFKQNNMNLSREDPERRGGNRNPLNLEGPDRRLLNCSRDLLQPPRSQSAPWSSKLSSQTHRHPFLRDRPSSSLPGFGNSLKISPKATKVQGSESNPFPQSGHNHHPAQPSQRPNCWAPNPTGRAFSLEDLPGQCQQSAHPLIMGPSTELSPELARLLLSRRCREYPEMLHLFKASQEPFRPCGPWPVSNQATSSDKTSEHPSPHTQSCRAVTLEATPSLIPGHPSPLTLSNGTMIPRCHNPLTLSPGAMNLEDSPNFSSMFPKCRPLLPRSMNTESYSNLLLCYRNPHPCSSKAGNPEAPPNLKPGYPGPHPYSNSSGSPEASPNPIILSPNIVSPKAPPNLTPGYPSPPPFPLRPMSPEASPSLTAGYPNLHTFSNKTEAPEASPNPMPGSSLFTLPYHAATTEVYPTLLSEHPNFHTLSSKVMTPKVSPNLTQEFPSPNSLSSRIRAPETPLRLTPENLGPFTLFSSIATPEVSPKLTVRYPNPFTLSGSPENPEASPNLIPRAGTPEASPTLLTLRRPQGVQPFTRAFGMPEKQGRDEGPGCRELGDFSLLSSSSGPAETAPSCSSGTSGMNIFRPVNPASSQSDDSMVALPLAASQSFPPWRAPGLGDPHQAVPASPERSSRPMAGMLTCLPSSRVDRGQEMVEPQLEGHLQKIWEILTSLVPQVTNTPHPGPVKGPVLPTHWGSPKEETSSESEGGPGPGFQNAAYAPHLSGQRGRAGPRNYFSASSSPGGHFPPQQRSRGAPRPNKQRGPWMDPGIARNLGARSWNRSDLHLAAAGASQLDLAQEEKSSVNSLTLEARESRTLLRGCFRAWRCHLQKQWTLAKALRRRQLLQKSILAMRSSLRLREAQRELMKKKQGRALLAKSFQKWKDFSRNRRMRKLQTQSRTETSEEDSLPSQKGQQEKPFVSLGVVYEMEGTPEIKLYPKWKSGSGDRRVPTTQDLRQLAAVFHLWHLRKALAAQIHKEARAQAELGKKKLQRAFQAWRASTRDLARISPLVTRHRRAQLDRCFGIWRCHTQRKARCQGSLARWRLETLRRSLRQWVAMVGLQAAHSRAVAQLYLRRQRSWHLEVTAAHQGPSRGGHKPPRRAPGGRAKDSLEEACRKLKLHRVVLLWSRRLAQRRRADSFSQGMKLQLLRRSLRHWRQRVQAAAESPRASCPQELLVGFQDPEESSCGFLGCVVAPLGSSTPRSSSEGARSLTESSGSFGSLAGDDAPWVLALGFRPPPSKASKTWRICVPSGQEHPGPRKQSPTYPFLGAEARGQRKAVQVPTDPGHLESLWQEEGCQEGSRQAPEANQHRQITHQTRVIRSPNQEAARGACQEQTCPKPVWGADQEALRRPPTSGHRFSSSGQQALGELCPGWSQPRASFPKKRVFGKWPPEASMQRTPASCQEPSSLQMCPWAHWNTALPRGAPSRQLAEEEEEESTPVGPGPRIKARLPWRPAIRGHGTLCADPNTLMKQASNYWTRAITLAQAKQKHCSHIGQRKLRKLSVSLGAPKQGFLLASSPYCALHCSSFQLWLQLYRKQGRAKGLTSQEELGKATRQGGGSSRTILIPKSKDHWKAAMLKGTWLERKYLQRWRHEVMLRRFHSQQKTRRLAEVWQCWIDAQGAEQLGRTLVRQWWLEWGWEKWRRQWLQLQVGLRLQDSRISILSQAFGRWYQSWAAQVPRRGSASQLSGVEGQALPAPLGVPPSGEEVQLCPIPSHPTHKS from the exons GACAACGGTCggttcagaaaaagctgaataTCAATTTCTCTGTGGGCAATGAACAAAAAACTGTGTTGTCGTCTTGCCCAATGGAACTGGGGCCAGGCCACAGGTTGGAGCTGGGGAGGCCTATGGTCAGCAACCTTGACAGAAGGCAGCTGTCCACCTTGGTTCAGACCAACTTGCCTCCTTCTGGGCAGCCCCTGCAAGATGCCACGAGGATGGTGAGTAACCCCTGCTTTGAGCAACAAAGCAATCTGCACGCCTGGGCCTGGAGGCTGAAGCCATCTGAGAAGCAGAGAGCGATTTTCTTCAAGCAAAACAACATGAATCTGAGCAGAGaagacccagagaggagaggggggaacAGGAACCCCCTGAACCTAGAAGGGCCAGACAGGAGACTGTTGAATTGCTCAAGGGATCTCCTGCAGCCCCCACGATCTCAAAGTGCTCCTTGGTCCTCCAAGCTAAGCAGCCAGACCCATAGGCACCCATTTCTAAGGGACCGACCATCATCTTCACTCCCTGGCTTTGGAAATTCTTTGAAGATCTCGCCAAAAGCCACAAAAGTTCAGGGCTCTGAATCAAACCCTTTCCCTCAGTCTGGGCATAACCATCATCCTGCCCAACCCAGCCAAAGACCGAATTGCTGGGCCCCAAACCCCACGGGACGAGCCTTCTCCTTGGAAGACCTCCCAGGCCAGTGTCAGCAATCGGCTCACCCCCTAATCATGGGGCCCAGCACTGAGCTTTCCCCAGAATTGGCTCGTTTGCTCTTGTCCAGGAGATGCCGTGAATACCCAGAAATGCTCCACCTATTCAAGGCTTCCCAGGAGCCCTTCAGACCCTGTGGACCTTGGCCCGTCTCGAACCAGGCCACTTCTTCAGATAAGACATCAGAGCACCCCAGCCCCCATACCCAGTCCTGCAGAGCTGTGACTCTAGAGGCCACCCCCAGCCTGATACCAGGGCATCCCAGCCCTCTCACTCTCTCCAACGGCACTATGATACCCAGATGTCACAATCCTCTCACTCTTTCCCCTGGGGCTATGAATTTGGAGGACTCCCCAAACTTTTCATCAATGTTCCCCAAATGCAGACCTCTGTTACCTAGGTCAATGAATACAGAGTCCTACTCAAACCTGTTACTATGTTACCGTAACCCCCATCCATGCTCCAGCAAGGCTGGGAATCCAGAGGCCCCCCCAAATCTGAAACCAGGGTACCCTGGCCCTCATCCATACTCTAACAGTTCTGGGAGTCCAGAAGCTTCCCCTAACCCCATCATTCTCTCTCCTAACATTGTAAGTCCAAAGGCCCCCCCAAATCTGACACCAGGGTATCCTagccctcctccttttccccttagACCAATGTCTCCAGAAGCCTCCCCAAGTCTGACAGCAGGGTATCCCAACCTCCACACTTTCTCTAATAAGACTGAGGCTCCAGAGGCCTCCCCCAACCCCATGCCAGGGTCTTCTCTCTTTACTCTCCCCTACCATGCTGCTACTACAGAGGTCTATCCCACTCTCCTATCAGAGCATCCCAACTTCCATACTCTCTCCAGCAAAGTTATGACCCCAAAGGTCTCACCCAATCTGACGCAGGAGTTTCCCAGCCCCAATTCTCTATCTAGCAGAATTAGGGCGCCAGAAACTCCCCTAAGGTTGACCCCCGAGAACCTCGGCCCCTTTACTCTCTTTAGCAGTATTGCAACTCCAGAGGTCTCCCCGAAGCTGACAGTAAGGTACCCCAATCCTTTTACTCTTTCCGGCAGTCCTGAGAATCCAGAGGCCTCCCCCAACCTGATCCCAAG AGCTGGGACTCCAGAAGCCTCCCCAACGCTGCTGACCCTGAGGCGCCCTCAAGGTGTGCAGCCGTTCACCAGGGCCTTTGGCATGCCCGAAAAACAGGGCAGGGACGAGGGCCCTGGTTGCAGGGAGCTGGGTGACTTCAGCCTCCTCTCCTCCAGCAGCGGGCCAGCCGAGACGGCCCCTAGCTGCTCCTCCGGGACCAGCGGGATGAATATCTTCAGGCCTGTCAACCCAGCCTCCTCTCAGTCTGATGACTCTATGGTGGCTCTCCCCTTAGCAGCTTCCCAATCCTTTCCTCCATGGAGGGCCCCGGGCCTAGGGGACCCCCACCAGGCCGTGCCAGCCTCCCCTGAAAGGTCCTCCCGGCCCATGGCGGGGATGTTGACTTGTTTGCCGAGCTCCCGTGTGGACAGAGGCCAGGAAATGGTGGAGCCCCAGCTGGAGGGACATCTACAGAAAATCTGGGAGATCCTCACGTCCCTGGTTCCCCAGGTCACAAATACCCCTCACCCAGGCCCTGTGAAAGGTCCTGTTCTTCCTACCCACTGGGGAAGCCCAAAAGAGGAGACCTCTTCGGAATCTGAGGGTGGGCCTGGCCCCGGTTTCCAGAATGCCGCCTATGCGCCCCACCTCTCAGGGCAAAGAGGCAGAGCAGgcccaagaaattatttttcagcCTCCTCTTCTCCTGGGGGGCATTTCCCGCCCCAGCAGCGGTCCAGAGGGGCTCCGAGGCCCAACAAACAGAGGGGTCCCTGGATGGATCCGGGCATTGCCAGGAACCTTGGAGCAAGAAGCTGGAATAGGAGTGACCTACACCTGGCCGCCGCCGGGGCCTCCCAGCTGGATCTGGCACAAGAAGAG aAGTCATCCGTAAACTCTTTAACGCTAGAGGCCAGGGAATCAAG GACCCTCCTCAGAGGCTGCTTCAGAGCCTGGAGATGCCATCTGCAAAAACAGTGGACCCTGGCCAAGGCTCTGAGGAGGAGACAGCTCTTGCAAAAGAGCATCCTGGCAATGCGCAGCTCCTTAAGACTCCGGGAAGCCCAGAGGGAGCTCATGAAGAAGAAGCAGGGTCGGGCCCTGCTGGCCAAGAGCTTCCAGAAG TGGAAAGACTTCTCTAGGAATCGGAGAATGAGGAAGCTGCAGACTCAGTCCAGGACAGAGACTTCTGAGGAAGACTCCCTACCTTCCCAGAAAGGCCAACAGGAAAA ACCCTTTGTCAGTCTAGGAGTGGTCTATGAAATGGAGGGAACGCCAGAGATTAAGCTCTACCCCAAATGGAAATCGGGCAGTGGGGACAGGAGGGTTCCAACCACTCAAGACCTTCGACAGCTGGCTG CAGTCTTCCACCTGTGGCACCTGCGGAAAGCGCTGGCAGCACAAATACACAAGGAGGCCCGGGCCCAGGCTGAGCTGGGGAAGAAGAAGCTTCAGAGGGCCTTCCAGGCGTGGCGGGCCAGCACCAGGGACCTCGCGCGGATCTCCCCTCTGGTGACCCGGCACCGAAGAGCCCAGCTGGATCG GTGCTTTGGGATATGGAGGTGCCACACCCAGAGAAAGGCCCGGTGCCAGGGCAGCCTGGCCCGCTGGCGGCTAGAGACCTTGCGGAGGAGCCTGCGCCAGTGGGTCGCCATGGTGGGGCTCCAGGCGGCGCATTCGAGGGCCGTGGCGCAGCTCTATCTCCGTCGCCAGAGGAGCTGGCACCTGGAGG TGACGGCGGCCCACCAGGGGCCCAGCAGAGGAGGACACAAGCCGCCCCGCCGTGCCCCCGGGGGCAGGGCAAAGGACTCTCTGGAGGAGGCCTGCCGGAAGCTGAAATTACACCGGGTGGTCCTGCTGTGGTCCCGGAGGCTGGCCCAGCGCCGGCGGGCGGA CTCTTTCTCCCAGGGCATGAAGCTGCAGCTTCTTCGGCGCAGCCTGCGTCACTGGCGGCAGAGGGTCCAGGCGGCGGCAGAGTCGCCTCGtgccagctgcccccaagagctCCTCGTCGGCTTCCAGGATCCAGAAGAGTCGTCCTGCGGGTTTCTGGGCTGTGTCGTGGCCCCGCTGGGCTCCAGCACCCCCAGGAGCTCATCAGAGGGG GCCCGTAGCCTGACCGAGAGCAGCGGCTCCTTTGGGAGCCTGGCGGGGGACGATGCCCCTTGGGTGCTGGCCCTGGGCTTCAGGCCGCCCCCTTCGAAGGCCTCCAAGACCTGGAGGATATGCGTCCCCTCTGG GCAGGAGCATCCTGGACCCAGGAAACAGTCGCCGACCTACCCTTTTCTGGGAGCAGAGGCTCGTGGCCAGAGGAAAGCTGTGCAG GTTCCCACAGACCCTGGCCACCTGGAGAGCCTCTGGCAAGAGGAGGGGTGCCAGGAGGGCTCTCGGCAGGCTCCAGAAGCCAACCAGCATCGCCAGATCACCCACCAAACCCG GGTGATCCGCAGCCCAAACCAAGAGGCAGCCCGAGGGGCTTGCCAGGAGCAGACCTGCCCAAAGCCAGTCTGGGGAGCCGACCAAGAAGCTCTTCGCCGCCCGCCTACATCGGGGCACA GATTCTCTTCCTCAGGCCAGCAGGCCCTCGGGGAGCTGTGTCCCGGGTGGAGTCAGCCGAGGGCCTCCTTCCCCAAGAAGAGAGTGTTTGGAAAATGGCCGCCTGAGGCATCAATGCAGAGAACCCCTGCCTCCTGCCAGGAGCCGTCCAGCCTGCAGAT GTGTCCCTGGGCCCACTGGAACACAGCACTGCCCAGAGGGGCGCCGAGCCGGCAGCTggccgaggaggaggaggaggagagcacCCCTGTGGGCCCCGGGCCCAGGATCAAAGCCAGGCTCCCTTGGAGACCGGCCATCAGAGGGCACGGCACCCTGTGTGCAGATCCCAACACTCTCATGAAGCAG GCCAGCAACTACTGGACAAGAGCCATAACCCTGGCCCAGGCCAAGCAGAAACACTGCAGCCACATTGGACAGAGGAAGCTAAGGAAGTTGTCGGTGTCTCTGG GTGCCCCAAAGCAGGGCTTCCTGCTGGCTTCTTCCCCCTACTGTGCTCTCCACTGTAGTTCCTTCCAACTTTGGCTTCAACTTTACCGAAAGCAAGGCAGGGCCAAGGGACTGACCAGCCAGGAGGAGCTTGGGAAGGCTACCAGACAAGGAGGCGGCAGCTCTAGGACAATCCTGATCCCCAAGAGCAAAGACCACTGGAAGGCAGCAATGTTGAAGGGAACATGGCTGGA GAGGAAATACCTACAGAGGTGGAGACATGAGGTAATGCTTCGGAGGTTTCACAGCCAACAAAAAACAAGGAGACTGGCAGAAGTCTGGCAATGCTGGATAGATGCCCAGGGAGCAGAGCAACTGGGACGGACACTG GTCAGGCAGTGGTGGCTGGAATGGGGCTGGGAGAAGTGGCGGAGGCAGTGGCTGCAGCTTCAAGTGGGCCTGCGTTTGCAAGACTCCCGCATCAGCATCCTCTCTCAG GCCTTTGGAAGATGGTACCAGAGCTGGGCAGCCCAGGTGCCCAGGAGAGGAAGTGCCAGCCAGTTATCAGGGGTCGAGGGGCAGGCCCTTCCTGCCCCATTGGGGGTGCCTCCCTCAGGGGAAGAAGTCCAACTGtgccccatcccatcccatcccactcACAAGAGCTAG
- the C4H1orf167 gene encoding uncharacterized protein C1orf167 homolog isoform X1, with protein sequence MDANRKENVPPWPGGHMNSGQRSVQKKLNINFSVGNEQKTVLSSCPMELGPGHRLELGRPMVSNLDRRQLSTLVQTNLPPSGQPLQDATRMVSNPCFEQQSNLHAWAWRLKPSEKQRAIFFKQNNMNLSREDPERRGGNRNPLNLEGPDRRLLNCSRDLLQPPRSQSAPWSSKLSSQTHRHPFLRDRPSSSLPGFGNSLKISPKATKVQGSESNPFPQSGHNHHPAQPSQRPNCWAPNPTGRAFSLEDLPGQCQQSAHPLIMGPSTELSPELARLLLSRRCREYPEMLHLFKASQEPFRPCGPWPVSNQATSSDKTSEHPSPHTQSCRAVTLEATPSLIPGHPSPLTLSNGTMIPRCHNPLTLSPGAMNLEDSPNFSSMFPKCRPLLPRSMNTESYSNLLLCYRNPHPCSSKAGNPEAPPNLKPGYPGPHPYSNSSGSPEASPNPIILSPNIVSPKAPPNLTPGYPSPPPFPLRPMSPEASPSLTAGYPNLHTFSNKTEAPEASPNPMPGSSLFTLPYHAATTEVYPTLLSEHPNFHTLSSKVMTPKVSPNLTQEFPSPNSLSSRIRAPETPLRLTPENLGPFTLFSSIATPEVSPKLTVRYPNPFTLSGSPENPEASPNLIPRAGTPEASPTLLTLRRPQGVQPFTRAFGMPEKQGRDEGPGCRELGDFSLLSSSSGPAETAPSCSSGTSGMNIFRPVNPASSQSDDSMVALPLAASQSFPPWRAPGLGDPHQAVPASPERSSRPMAGMLTCLPSSRVDRGQEMVEPQLEGHLQKIWEILTSLVPQVTNTPHPGPVKGPVLPTHWGSPKEETSSESEGGPGPGFQNAAYAPHLSGQRGRAGPRNYFSASSSPGGHFPPQQRSRGAPRPNKQRGPWMDPGIARNLGARSWNRSDLHLAAAGASQLDLAQEEKSSVNSLTLEARESRTLLRGCFRAWRCHLQKQWTLAKALRRRQLLQKSILAMRSSLRLREAQRELMKKKQGRALLAKSFQKWKDFSRNRRMRKLQTQSRTETSEEDSLPSQKGQQEKPFVSLGVVYEMEGTPEIKLYPKWKSGSGDRRVPTTQDLRQLAAVFHLWHLRKALAAQIHKEARAQAELGKKKLQRAFQAWRASTRDLARISPLVTRHRRAQLDRCFGIWRCHTQRKARCQGSLARWRLETLRRSLRQWVAMVGLQAAHSRAVAQLYLRRQRSWHLEVTAAHQGPSRGGHKPPRRAPGGRAKDSLEEACRKLKLHRVVLLWSRRLAQRRRADSFSQGMKLQLLRRSLRHWRQRVQAAAESPRASCPQELLVGFQDPEESSCGFLGCVVAPLGSSTPRSSSEGARSLTESSGSFGSLAGDDAPWVLALGFRPPPSKASKTWRICVPSGQEHPGPRKQSPTYPFLGAEARGQRKAVQVPTDPGHLESLWQEEGCQEGSRQAPEANQHRQITHQTRVIRSPNQEAARGACQEQTCPKPVWGADQEALRRPPTSGHRFSSSGQQALGELCPGWSQPRASFPKKRVFGKWPPEASMQRTPASCQEPSSLQMPLVVLAEDSHPQGQDWRAEGSRIYRAKRHCLLRCPWAHWNTALPRGAPSRQLAEEEEEESTPVGPGPRIKARLPWRPAIRGHGTLCADPNTLMKQASNYWTRAITLAQAKQKHCSHIGQRKLRKLSVSLGAPKQGFLLASSPYCALHCSSFQLWLQLYRKQGRAKGLTSQEELGKATRQGGGSSRTILIPKSKDHWKAAMLKGTWLERKYLQRWRHEVMLRRFHSQQKTRRLAEVWQCWIDAQGAEQLGRTLVRQWWLEWGWEKWRRQWLQLQVGLRLQDSRISILSQAFGRWYQSWAAQVPRRGSASQLSGVEGQALPAPLGVPPSGEEVQLCPIPSHPTHKS encoded by the exons GACAACGGTCggttcagaaaaagctgaataTCAATTTCTCTGTGGGCAATGAACAAAAAACTGTGTTGTCGTCTTGCCCAATGGAACTGGGGCCAGGCCACAGGTTGGAGCTGGGGAGGCCTATGGTCAGCAACCTTGACAGAAGGCAGCTGTCCACCTTGGTTCAGACCAACTTGCCTCCTTCTGGGCAGCCCCTGCAAGATGCCACGAGGATGGTGAGTAACCCCTGCTTTGAGCAACAAAGCAATCTGCACGCCTGGGCCTGGAGGCTGAAGCCATCTGAGAAGCAGAGAGCGATTTTCTTCAAGCAAAACAACATGAATCTGAGCAGAGaagacccagagaggagaggggggaacAGGAACCCCCTGAACCTAGAAGGGCCAGACAGGAGACTGTTGAATTGCTCAAGGGATCTCCTGCAGCCCCCACGATCTCAAAGTGCTCCTTGGTCCTCCAAGCTAAGCAGCCAGACCCATAGGCACCCATTTCTAAGGGACCGACCATCATCTTCACTCCCTGGCTTTGGAAATTCTTTGAAGATCTCGCCAAAAGCCACAAAAGTTCAGGGCTCTGAATCAAACCCTTTCCCTCAGTCTGGGCATAACCATCATCCTGCCCAACCCAGCCAAAGACCGAATTGCTGGGCCCCAAACCCCACGGGACGAGCCTTCTCCTTGGAAGACCTCCCAGGCCAGTGTCAGCAATCGGCTCACCCCCTAATCATGGGGCCCAGCACTGAGCTTTCCCCAGAATTGGCTCGTTTGCTCTTGTCCAGGAGATGCCGTGAATACCCAGAAATGCTCCACCTATTCAAGGCTTCCCAGGAGCCCTTCAGACCCTGTGGACCTTGGCCCGTCTCGAACCAGGCCACTTCTTCAGATAAGACATCAGAGCACCCCAGCCCCCATACCCAGTCCTGCAGAGCTGTGACTCTAGAGGCCACCCCCAGCCTGATACCAGGGCATCCCAGCCCTCTCACTCTCTCCAACGGCACTATGATACCCAGATGTCACAATCCTCTCACTCTTTCCCCTGGGGCTATGAATTTGGAGGACTCCCCAAACTTTTCATCAATGTTCCCCAAATGCAGACCTCTGTTACCTAGGTCAATGAATACAGAGTCCTACTCAAACCTGTTACTATGTTACCGTAACCCCCATCCATGCTCCAGCAAGGCTGGGAATCCAGAGGCCCCCCCAAATCTGAAACCAGGGTACCCTGGCCCTCATCCATACTCTAACAGTTCTGGGAGTCCAGAAGCTTCCCCTAACCCCATCATTCTCTCTCCTAACATTGTAAGTCCAAAGGCCCCCCCAAATCTGACACCAGGGTATCCTagccctcctccttttccccttagACCAATGTCTCCAGAAGCCTCCCCAAGTCTGACAGCAGGGTATCCCAACCTCCACACTTTCTCTAATAAGACTGAGGCTCCAGAGGCCTCCCCCAACCCCATGCCAGGGTCTTCTCTCTTTACTCTCCCCTACCATGCTGCTACTACAGAGGTCTATCCCACTCTCCTATCAGAGCATCCCAACTTCCATACTCTCTCCAGCAAAGTTATGACCCCAAAGGTCTCACCCAATCTGACGCAGGAGTTTCCCAGCCCCAATTCTCTATCTAGCAGAATTAGGGCGCCAGAAACTCCCCTAAGGTTGACCCCCGAGAACCTCGGCCCCTTTACTCTCTTTAGCAGTATTGCAACTCCAGAGGTCTCCCCGAAGCTGACAGTAAGGTACCCCAATCCTTTTACTCTTTCCGGCAGTCCTGAGAATCCAGAGGCCTCCCCCAACCTGATCCCAAG AGCTGGGACTCCAGAAGCCTCCCCAACGCTGCTGACCCTGAGGCGCCCTCAAGGTGTGCAGCCGTTCACCAGGGCCTTTGGCATGCCCGAAAAACAGGGCAGGGACGAGGGCCCTGGTTGCAGGGAGCTGGGTGACTTCAGCCTCCTCTCCTCCAGCAGCGGGCCAGCCGAGACGGCCCCTAGCTGCTCCTCCGGGACCAGCGGGATGAATATCTTCAGGCCTGTCAACCCAGCCTCCTCTCAGTCTGATGACTCTATGGTGGCTCTCCCCTTAGCAGCTTCCCAATCCTTTCCTCCATGGAGGGCCCCGGGCCTAGGGGACCCCCACCAGGCCGTGCCAGCCTCCCCTGAAAGGTCCTCCCGGCCCATGGCGGGGATGTTGACTTGTTTGCCGAGCTCCCGTGTGGACAGAGGCCAGGAAATGGTGGAGCCCCAGCTGGAGGGACATCTACAGAAAATCTGGGAGATCCTCACGTCCCTGGTTCCCCAGGTCACAAATACCCCTCACCCAGGCCCTGTGAAAGGTCCTGTTCTTCCTACCCACTGGGGAAGCCCAAAAGAGGAGACCTCTTCGGAATCTGAGGGTGGGCCTGGCCCCGGTTTCCAGAATGCCGCCTATGCGCCCCACCTCTCAGGGCAAAGAGGCAGAGCAGgcccaagaaattatttttcagcCTCCTCTTCTCCTGGGGGGCATTTCCCGCCCCAGCAGCGGTCCAGAGGGGCTCCGAGGCCCAACAAACAGAGGGGTCCCTGGATGGATCCGGGCATTGCCAGGAACCTTGGAGCAAGAAGCTGGAATAGGAGTGACCTACACCTGGCCGCCGCCGGGGCCTCCCAGCTGGATCTGGCACAAGAAGAG aAGTCATCCGTAAACTCTTTAACGCTAGAGGCCAGGGAATCAAG GACCCTCCTCAGAGGCTGCTTCAGAGCCTGGAGATGCCATCTGCAAAAACAGTGGACCCTGGCCAAGGCTCTGAGGAGGAGACAGCTCTTGCAAAAGAGCATCCTGGCAATGCGCAGCTCCTTAAGACTCCGGGAAGCCCAGAGGGAGCTCATGAAGAAGAAGCAGGGTCGGGCCCTGCTGGCCAAGAGCTTCCAGAAG TGGAAAGACTTCTCTAGGAATCGGAGAATGAGGAAGCTGCAGACTCAGTCCAGGACAGAGACTTCTGAGGAAGACTCCCTACCTTCCCAGAAAGGCCAACAGGAAAA ACCCTTTGTCAGTCTAGGAGTGGTCTATGAAATGGAGGGAACGCCAGAGATTAAGCTCTACCCCAAATGGAAATCGGGCAGTGGGGACAGGAGGGTTCCAACCACTCAAGACCTTCGACAGCTGGCTG CAGTCTTCCACCTGTGGCACCTGCGGAAAGCGCTGGCAGCACAAATACACAAGGAGGCCCGGGCCCAGGCTGAGCTGGGGAAGAAGAAGCTTCAGAGGGCCTTCCAGGCGTGGCGGGCCAGCACCAGGGACCTCGCGCGGATCTCCCCTCTGGTGACCCGGCACCGAAGAGCCCAGCTGGATCG GTGCTTTGGGATATGGAGGTGCCACACCCAGAGAAAGGCCCGGTGCCAGGGCAGCCTGGCCCGCTGGCGGCTAGAGACCTTGCGGAGGAGCCTGCGCCAGTGGGTCGCCATGGTGGGGCTCCAGGCGGCGCATTCGAGGGCCGTGGCGCAGCTCTATCTCCGTCGCCAGAGGAGCTGGCACCTGGAGG TGACGGCGGCCCACCAGGGGCCCAGCAGAGGAGGACACAAGCCGCCCCGCCGTGCCCCCGGGGGCAGGGCAAAGGACTCTCTGGAGGAGGCCTGCCGGAAGCTGAAATTACACCGGGTGGTCCTGCTGTGGTCCCGGAGGCTGGCCCAGCGCCGGCGGGCGGA CTCTTTCTCCCAGGGCATGAAGCTGCAGCTTCTTCGGCGCAGCCTGCGTCACTGGCGGCAGAGGGTCCAGGCGGCGGCAGAGTCGCCTCGtgccagctgcccccaagagctCCTCGTCGGCTTCCAGGATCCAGAAGAGTCGTCCTGCGGGTTTCTGGGCTGTGTCGTGGCCCCGCTGGGCTCCAGCACCCCCAGGAGCTCATCAGAGGGG GCCCGTAGCCTGACCGAGAGCAGCGGCTCCTTTGGGAGCCTGGCGGGGGACGATGCCCCTTGGGTGCTGGCCCTGGGCTTCAGGCCGCCCCCTTCGAAGGCCTCCAAGACCTGGAGGATATGCGTCCCCTCTGG GCAGGAGCATCCTGGACCCAGGAAACAGTCGCCGACCTACCCTTTTCTGGGAGCAGAGGCTCGTGGCCAGAGGAAAGCTGTGCAG GTTCCCACAGACCCTGGCCACCTGGAGAGCCTCTGGCAAGAGGAGGGGTGCCAGGAGGGCTCTCGGCAGGCTCCAGAAGCCAACCAGCATCGCCAGATCACCCACCAAACCCG GGTGATCCGCAGCCCAAACCAAGAGGCAGCCCGAGGGGCTTGCCAGGAGCAGACCTGCCCAAAGCCAGTCTGGGGAGCCGACCAAGAAGCTCTTCGCCGCCCGCCTACATCGGGGCACA GATTCTCTTCCTCAGGCCAGCAGGCCCTCGGGGAGCTGTGTCCCGGGTGGAGTCAGCCGAGGGCCTCCTTCCCCAAGAAGAGAGTGTTTGGAAAATGGCCGCCTGAGGCATCAATGCAGAGAACCCCTGCCTCCTGCCAGGAGCCGTCCAGCCTGCAGAT GCCCCTTGTGGTCCTAGCTGAGGACAGTCACCCCCAGGGCCAGGACTGGAGAGCAGAGGGGAGTCGGATCTACCGTGCCAAGCGGCACTGTCTCCTTAGGTGTCCCTGGGCCCACTGGAACACAGCACTGCCCAGAGGGGCGCCGAGCCGGCAGCTggccgaggaggaggaggaggagagcacCCCTGTGGGCCCCGGGCCCAGGATCAAAGCCAGGCTCCCTTGGAGACCGGCCATCAGAGGGCACGGCACCCTGTGTGCAGATCCCAACACTCTCATGAAGCAG GCCAGCAACTACTGGACAAGAGCCATAACCCTGGCCCAGGCCAAGCAGAAACACTGCAGCCACATTGGACAGAGGAAGCTAAGGAAGTTGTCGGTGTCTCTGG GTGCCCCAAAGCAGGGCTTCCTGCTGGCTTCTTCCCCCTACTGTGCTCTCCACTGTAGTTCCTTCCAACTTTGGCTTCAACTTTACCGAAAGCAAGGCAGGGCCAAGGGACTGACCAGCCAGGAGGAGCTTGGGAAGGCTACCAGACAAGGAGGCGGCAGCTCTAGGACAATCCTGATCCCCAAGAGCAAAGACCACTGGAAGGCAGCAATGTTGAAGGGAACATGGCTGGA GAGGAAATACCTACAGAGGTGGAGACATGAGGTAATGCTTCGGAGGTTTCACAGCCAACAAAAAACAAGGAGACTGGCAGAAGTCTGGCAATGCTGGATAGATGCCCAGGGAGCAGAGCAACTGGGACGGACACTG GTCAGGCAGTGGTGGCTGGAATGGGGCTGGGAGAAGTGGCGGAGGCAGTGGCTGCAGCTTCAAGTGGGCCTGCGTTTGCAAGACTCCCGCATCAGCATCCTCTCTCAG GCCTTTGGAAGATGGTACCAGAGCTGGGCAGCCCAGGTGCCCAGGAGAGGAAGTGCCAGCCAGTTATCAGGGGTCGAGGGGCAGGCCCTTCCTGCCCCATTGGGGGTGCCTCCCTCAGGGGAAGAAGTCCAACTGtgccccatcccatcccatcccactcACAAGAGCTAG